The following proteins are co-located in the Engraulis encrasicolus isolate BLACKSEA-1 chromosome 2, IST_EnEncr_1.0, whole genome shotgun sequence genome:
- the apnl gene encoding actinoporin-like protein yields MPQTAAVASSVHTLRNVTVQINNLTSKYCLLNPKVFMETGRVFNPPQPTVQPMKSKLCSFHMLEGTATGSVGVMTYDLFVKGGNDHIQTMAIMFSVPFDYNLHKNWFAVGFYPKERQCDQALYKEMYYNSAKDFVREEANGSGIHFEGGHLDIRATMSAVGRAVIKVELWEKLPVVHHQ; encoded by the exons ATGCCTCAAACAGCAGCCGTGGCATCCAGTGTGCACACACTGCGCAATGTCACCGTCCAGATCAACAACCTCACCAGCAAGTACTGTCTGCTTAACCCCAA gGTTTTCATGGAGACCGGGCGGGTGTTCAATCCACCCCAGCCCACCGTGCAACCCATGAAGTCCAAGCTGTGCAGCTTCCACATGCTCGAAGGCACAGCCACGGGCAGCGTAGGGGTCATGACCTACGACCTCTTCGTGAAGGGTGGCAACGACCACATTCAGACCATGGCCATCATGTTCTCTGTGCCCTTCGACTACAACCTGCACAAGAACTGGTTCGCCGTGGGCTTCTACCCCAAGGAGCGTCAGTGCGACCAGGCCCTGTACAAGGAGATGTACTACAACTCGGCAAAGGACTTTGTGAGGGAGGAGGCCAACGGTTCGGGCATCCACTTTGAGGGTGGGCACCTGGATATCAGGGCCACCATGTCGGCCGTGGGGAGGGCCGTCATAAAGGTGGAGCTGTGGGAGAAGCTGCCCGTTGTCCATCATCAGTAa